The Littorina saxatilis isolate snail1 linkage group LG13, US_GU_Lsax_2.0, whole genome shotgun sequence genome contains a region encoding:
- the LOC138946185 gene encoding ficolin-1-like, which yields MRLYQCTSPAGGLDALHMLTSRQQYELRVDLMMWNGTKGYATYNNFSISDSSDNYRLNYDSFKRGNAGDSLSYHHGLQFSTWDRNNDQWNHNNCAQFYHGAWWYLACSYACLNGEYMPNSTAQRDEGIYWEDFGGNYYSHKFSEMKIRVV from the exons atgaggttgtatcaatgcacctcgccagcaggtg GTCTTGACGCCCTGCACATGTTGACGTCCAGACAGCAGTATGAACTACGCGTGGACCTGATGATGTGGAACGGAACAAAAGGTTACGCCACCTACAACAACTTCTCCATCAGCGACAGCAGCGACAACTACCGTCTGAACTATGACAGCTTCAAAAGAGGAAATGCTG GTGACAGCCTGAGCTATCATCACGGTCTCCAGTTCAGCACGTGGGACAGGAACAACGACCAGTGGAACCACAACAACTGTGCACAGTTTTACCACGGCGCCTGGTGGTACCTTGCCTGCTCCTACGCCTGCCTCAACGGGGAGTACATGCCCAACAGCACTGCTCAAAGGGATGAAGGGATATATTGGGAGGATTTTGGAGGAAACTATTACTCCCATAAATTTAGTGAAATGAAGATACGCGTAGTTTAA